The Blastopirellula marina genomic sequence GGCCGAGCCCAGATAGAGCCCGTCACCGTAGGTGCAGCTTTCCGGAGCGTTCTCGTTTTCAACGCGACGCCACGATCTGCCATCGGCGGAAAAGTAGGTCGCCCCTAGACCGACGCCCACGAACTGTTGGCCGGTCCAAAGCAGCGAGTTGATGTGCTCCCCTTCTCGGCCCACCTCGCGACTAGTCCACACCAGGCCGTCCTCGCTGGTCATACGCAGCCCGTGCAAGCCTGCTCCGACATAGACTCCGTTGCCGTACGCGATGTCGATGAACGTATCGAGCTCCGGAAGCGCTTCGGCATCTTTCCACTCGGTGCCGTCCTTACTGACAGCAACGCGCCCTTTGACCCCCACGGCGACGAATTGATCGTTGCCATACGCTACTCGCAGCAAGAGAGGCTGCTTGTCGAACTTGGTCGGCCCTTCCCAGTGGGTACCGTCCTTACTGATCATGACCGTTGTCCAATGGCCATCGGTGTTGCCGCCCACTAAGAGATAGCGATCGGCTCCATAGGCGATGTCATACATTCGCCCGTCGACTTCATGTTCGCTTTGCTGCTCCCAGTTCATGCCATCGGGGGAAGAAAAGAAAAGCATCTTCCCACCGTAGGTCGCGAATGTCAGGAAACTTCCCTTGGCGAACTCGCATCCTCGAAAGTAATAGTTGTTCTTTTCGACGATCGGTTCAGACCAGGTCCGGCCATCGGACGATGCGATTCGCAGACCCTGTTGTCCGTACGCAATAAACATGGAAAAGCTGCCTGGGGGTAGGAAGGGGTGAGAGGCCTTTCCTATTGTAGTCCCCGCGGCAGCTCATTAAATCCGGCGTTTGCCCGGGCCGGCAGTCGATATTTCGTACGGTGATTGGCTGGGGGAGATTACTCCTCGCTCGATTCTGCTTTGGCTAAACGCCCAGAGAGGTGATCTGGCTGGCTTAACTCGTTCCGCTGTTCTATCGGAAACATGTTTCGCTCCATCACTTCTGGATCGTAGGTAGTCCAGGTTTCACGCACGTTATCGGCGTAAACCTTGCGGTGGACGTTCATATCGCGCCAGTGGCAGATGAACTGGTCTTGGTTCCACGACTTGCGAGGAAGCTGATCGTCCGTCTTCAGCAGCCGCCAGGCGCGGACCTGAAATCGCTGGGATGCACTATCCCATTGGTAGAAAATGAGTTGATTGATTACGAGCCGACCTTGCAGGTCGTACAAGTGATTGATTTCCACGAGATCGACACGGTCGACCACATGGGTTTCGACAGGGGAAGCCCCCATCGACGCCATCGTTAAGATGGACGCGACTACGAACGAGGTCATGCTCGTCTCCCTAGTACCAGTCGTTGGAAATGGAGAGTTCCGCGATCCTTCTGCGGAGCTACGGTGCGCAGGGTTTTCGTTCGCATTCCGGAATGCTGAAAAACTCGGTACGCGAAATACGTGCCAAAACACGGTGTTGGTTCCCGCGAACCGACCGTAACCCTAAAAGCTGGTTGACTTTTAAAAAAGCGAAACCAAGCCGGATCACAGGCCGCTGACGGGGTACAACATTAACAATGCTCAAGCGAGGTGCACGTACCTTTATGGATGCTTATTTCTTCAACAAGTTCGCTGGGCGTTCATTTTATGCGTTTGATTCAATCCCTACGCCGAAACCAACTCGCCCCAAACCCCCACAACTCACAACAAGATAAATAGACCTAACTGGGTGAAATGACGCGTATTTGGTAAGGAGCCAGCCCAGGCGATACGATAGAAGTGCTTTTCGTCGATCAACTTAGGGGGATTCAAGTCGCATGAAGTGGACCAAATGGCAATGGGTTGCCTTGATTTGGATTGTGTCCGTCTTCGCCGGGGTTCTCATCCTATTGCTTCTGGGTCCGTGGATTATGGACGACTTCTGGTTCGTCCTGGTTGGTCCGTTTGTCGTCGCTTCGCTGCTGGGCATTTGGCTGACAGCTGGCATGGGGCCGGTTTGGTTGCGGCTGCTAGGGATGCTTGTCGGTCAAAGCCTCTTAGTCGCATTGATGGGGATGGGCAGTGGTGAAAGCGCCGTGGGTTTCACGCCGGGGCTGGCCGCCACAACCGCGTTGACTGCGTTGGCCATGCTAGGGCTTGGCTGCGCTGGTTCCATTTTGCCAATCCACTCGACCTGGAGCGTGAGGATTGCTCTCTGGGAAATCGTGGTCAGCATTGGCTTGATTGGAGTAACCTTTGCCGTCATCCGTTTGGTGTCAGAAATTTACACCTGGGAATGGACCCAATGGGCTTCGCAGGCAGGTGCCCACTTCCTGGTGTTTTCACTTTACACAGGCGGGTTGATGACGCTAACGCTGTTGCCGCTTCTCGTCCGAGGCAAGGGACCGCAGGTGTTTTCCGCGATCATGCTTCTGTTGGCCGTCGTGCTCATTCCACCGATCGAAGCAACGACCTTCGACCTGCTCAGACTGAGCGGTGGAGATATCGAGTTGTTCTATGCCGCCCACATCGGCCAAACAGTAATGGCACTGGCCATCATGATCCCGTTGGTTGCCGCTTTCCCTGGTGTGCTCGTGAGGCAGACGCCTCCCGCAGTGAAGCCGGTCGAACAAACGGCACAGAAACGAATTCCATCTGAGACCGAAGAAGACTTCGCCGAGATGCAATGAACGACGCTCCCCCAGTGACCAGCCGTTGGAAATGGCCCACCGCGTGGCAGTGGCTGGTGATCGTGTGGGTGGTAGCACTGAACGCATCTCCCTACGCGGTCGGCCTCTGGGCGGCTGGCGACTTCGGTAGCATCGACTGGATGATCTGGTCGATGCTCTCCGGTCCCTTCGCTCATACCGGCATGCTGACCTTCTTCCTGCTTGCCGGAGGTCTGCCAGCGTTTGTCCGCAGACTGACCTTCGTCACCGGTATGCTCGCTATTCTCGCCATGCTGATGCTCATTCTGGACGACCAGTCGGTCGGAACTATCTCCTGGTTTCTGCTGGAAGCCGCGACACTTTCGGCGCTTATGTTGGCATCGGCGTGGCTCTTCGGCGTTCCGCCGAAGCCGCAACGATGGTCGCCCCAGTTCTCGCTCGCCGAGATCCTGGCTCTGACCGTGCTGCTGGGGATCTTTCTGTGGATGCTGCGTCTGGCCGAGGCCACCAGCCTAGATTACTGGGAACAAGCCCAAGAGATCGCGTTCATCACGTATGCCATCGGTTGCGGGATTTACCTGTTACCAATTGGCCTGGCAACCATCATGCGTGGTCGGAAAGGGCTAACCGCGATGATCGTCGTCTCGCTGTTGCTATGGACCATCTTTGCCTGCGTCATCCTGGGCGTGTTGATGCTCTTCGAGAGGACGCTTCCCCTGGAAGAAGGAGCCTACCTCATCATCATATATCCCGCCTCAGCGATCCAACTGCTGCTGGTCTGGGGGACGTTCTTTCCGCTACGCGTTTGTTTTGCCGGTGTGCTGATAGTCGCTCCAACGCCGCCGGTTACTGCTGCTCAATGCAAATCAGATACTCTTGCCGCTTCCCCTGAGAACTGTCGGCATAGCGAGCATACAGACGTCCCTCGCTGACGATCGGGGTGGCGAAGATCTCGTCTCCCAGTCGGTTTTCCGCGACTAGTTCATAGCTATCGGGACTGGCTTTAATTACCCACACGTCCCCCTTTTCGTTGGCGGCATAGATGTTACCGCCACTTAGCAGCGGCGACGCGCTAACCGGTCCGCCCAAGCGGGTCTTCCATTTCTCTTCACCGGTCTGGCCGTTCCAGCAGAAGAAGATGCCGTTATCGTTCATCGCGTAAACGTGCCCATCGTAGGCCAGCATCGACTGTTCGTAGCACTTCTCGTTGTTGGACCACTGCACCTGGCCTCCTTTCACGGCTACCGTCTGGGCATCGGGGTACCCACCGCTGGCAAAGACCGTATCCCCTTCCCATACCATCGTGCCGCACGTGGCGTTGGTGGTCCCAGGTGCCGACCAAAGGGGCTCGCCTGTCTTAGGGCTGTAAGCCGATACCGATTTGAGACCACTAATGAGCAACTGATCCTTGCCACCGATCTTGGCCACCACCGGGCTGCTGAACGAGATCCCTGCGCGGGGCTGTTTCCAGCGCGACTGTCCATTGGCCTGGGCGAACGCCCCCAGCCACCCTTTCTCATATTCCGACGCGACAATCACCGAGTCGCCATACAGAATCGGAGATGGCCCATAGCCGAACTTGTACTGATCGGGCACGTACGGACCGGCGTTGACCTGCCACTGCAGCTTGCCCTGAAGATCGAGCGCGATCAACTGCACCGATTGGTTCTGAATGAAAACAACAAACAGTTGCTTCCCGTTCGAGGCGACGGTCGATGTCGCGTGCGTATTCTTGGGATGAATCTCTCCCTGAAAACCTCCCTGAAAGACAGGCGTCTGCCAGACAGACTTACCGGTCATCTTGTCGAACGCCAACACGCTGGCCGTTTGGCGGCCTTCGTTGGCGGTGGTCAAAACAATAAGGTCTCCCACGATGATCGGCGACGAGTGACCGCGGCCAGGGACCTCGACCTTCCACTTCACATTCTCGGTCTCGTTCCACTGCGTCGGTGCCGCTGGCCCTGGGGCAATGTTGTTTGAGTCTGGCCCGCGCCATTGCAGCCAGTCGCCTGGTTCACCGAACTTAGCTACCGGGCTGTCATCCTCTTTTCTATCCGGCTCTCTACCGCCACGCGTCGGGCGATTCTCGTTAGATCGCATCTCGCCAGGGCGATTCTCAGCGGGACGCATCTCGGCCGCTTTCCGTTCGGCCAGTCTTTCGCGAAGGAGTGCACGAATCCATGCCTGGTCGGCTTTGCTGAGCTTGTTCATCGGGACGACGATCGTCTCGCCGTCCGACTTCTTAAGCGTGACGTCCCCTTGCGAGTACTCGACAAACTCGGCTTCGATGTTGAACTGCCCGGTCGAATCGGTCCAATTACGCGATTCAGCCCAAGCCAATGCGGCAAACATGCCCACGGAGATAACTAGCGCAGTAATTGCACGATACATGGAGGAAACCTTGAGAGTAGAGAACGCAGCAAGAGCGAAGCTTGGGCAGGTCATCCTATTTTGCTCGGTTTCGACAGAGATTTCAACAAACATCTCCTCTGGTCCCCTCGCCCCGGTACTCCAGGGCGAGGGGACCAGAGCGAAAGCGAGCAAGAACAAAAAAATCGCCCCGACCAGGGCGGTCCGGGCGATTGGGGTAGGTCGACGGTGGGGTGGGTGGGAAACTGCCCAAGTTTGGCGGGAGCAGAGGATAAGCATCAAGGGTGATTAAGAGGTCGTGTTAATCATCCCACTCACCAAAGTATTGCATAAGAAAGTCGATGTCGCTGACATAAGTTTTGTCAGAACCTTCAGTTGAGTACGCATTCACAACGTCAAAACCGGCAGCGTAACTCGAAAAATTGTCCCCTTGTAGGGTCGCGTAATTTGACCGAGCGATAAGTTTGTCATCGGCCTGGGTATCGAACAGATACGCCACGTCATGTCCGCCTGCCGTGGCGATCGCGTTGATGCGTTCAAAGCCGCGTGCCGTGTTGGCATAACCTTGCCCAGCCATCGAACTTTCGACCGTACGGCTGTAGAACGTGTCGTTGCCGCGAGTATCGTAGAAGAACGCCTGATCGGAGCCCCCTTTGGTCGAAACGGCTGCCGTACGATTGAACCCCTGGGCCATCACGTAATAATCCGCACCATACATGGTGGCCTGATTACCGCGAGCGATGTACACATCGTTGCCGGCCGTATCGTAGAACGTGGCCGTGTCGTTACCACCGTTCATGGCGATCGCCAGAACGCGATCGTAGTTGTAAACGGTATTCGTGTAGCCTGAACCACTCAAGACACTCGACGAACCGTACGAAGTGAACGTGTCGTTCCCCTTCGAGTCGTACAGGTAGGCCTGATCGTTTCCGCCGGTGCTGTAAACGTTGGTGCGTTCGAAGCCATAGGTCGAGATCGACGAGTTGGAGGTCAGCATGTAGCTGTCCGTTCCACGGCCGATGAAGTAGTCGTTCCCGCTCGAATCGTACAGCATGGCCGTATCGATCCCGCCGTAAATGGCCCGGGCCATTACCGACTTTGCCCCGGCCACTTCGTTCTTATAACCGCTGCCGGTCATCGACGACTTGGTTGGACTGCTGGTGAACGAATCGTTGGCGACCGTATCGAGGAAGGTCACACTGTCGGTGCTGCTGGCACCACCGTAGTTGTACTCGACGTTGTCGGTGCTCCAGGTGAAACCACTGCCGTAGACAGTCATCGTATCGCCGCGGAACACCCAGGTTTCTTTGCCGCTGGTTCCGTAGAAGCGAGCCGAGTCGGTCCCTGCCCCGCCGTCGAAGGTGATCTTCTTCACTTGCGAAGCGCTGAAGCTCGACGACTTCCCGTTCATGGTCACGGTAACCGTCGTGCCGGTGTGATTGACCGAAATGGTGTCGTTGCCGTCGGTACCCAGGATGGCCAGCGTGCCGCTCTTTAGCTCGAACGGAGACGACTCGGCAATCTTCAGCGTGTAGTCGCCGGTGTACGAACTGGTAGCACCCTTTACCGCCAGGTAAACCGTGCCGCTGCTGCTGGCGGTCCACACGATCTTCGAGCCGGAAGTGCTCGAGTCTTGTGCCAACTGCGTTGTGCCGCTGCCGCCGTACAAGGTCAGCTCGGAACCGGCCAGCGTGCTGTGACTGGTATCGATGACATACGTCGTGCCAGCCACCGCGCTGAAGCGGAAGTAATCGACGTCGCCAGCGTAATTCACTTTTCCACTCTTGGAACCGCCAACTGAAACGAGCGTCGCCCCGGCAGCCGTGTTCGCGTAATCGTCTGGCTGAACGATCGTGACCGTAGTGGCCACCAGGTTGCTCTTCGCCCCTTCGTTATCGGTGGCTTGGGCAAAGATCAGTTGGTTGCCGGCCGCGGTAAATGGATTGCTGATCGTCAGGCTGGCCAGTCCGCCACTGATGGTCGAATCGCTGCCCAACACCGAGTCGGTCGCATCCCACTTCCCGTTGCCGTTCGAATCGCGGTAGAAGGTCACCTTCGAGACGCTACCGTCGGCGTCGGCCACGTTCTTGGCCGTGATGGTGATCGTGTTGGTTTCCCCCAGGTAAACCGTGCTAGGGTCGGTCGATACACTGCCCAAGGTCGGAGCTTTGTTGGGTTCCGGCTCTGGCTCTGGTTCAGGATCTGGCGTGGGATTGGTGATCGGGCTGCCACTGCTGGGGTTCAACAGGTCGAGCGTGCCAGCGGCGTTCAATCGCATGCCGGTCGCGACCTTGCCGCTGAGTCCCGAGATCAGATCGCCACCACCCAGGATGGCCGCTTTCACTTCCGCCGCCGTGGCATCGGGATCGTAAGCGAACGCCAACGCCGCCACGCCGGAGACGTGTGGCGTGGCCATGCTGGTCCCCGAGAACGAAGCATAGTAGCCGCCGGCGATCGTACTGTAGATGCCCACGCCTGGGGCAGCAATGTCGACCGTGCTCGCGCCGTAGTTGCTGAAGCTGGCCAGGTTGTCGTTCTGATCGGTAGCAGCCACCGAGATCACGTTGCTGACGTAGTAGTTCGACGGATAGTGAGGGCTCGCGTCGTTGTTCGTGCCGTCGTTACCAGCCGCGGCGACAAACAAAATGTCGGCCTGCTCGCTGGCCTTGATGGCCGCTTCCAGCGAACTGCTGTAACCACCGCCACCCCAGCTGTTGTTCAGCACGCGAATGTTCACGCCGTACTGGGTTCGCATCATGGTGGCGTAGTTGATCGCCCGTATCGCGTCGGAAGTGTACCCGGCCCCACTGGCCGAGAGAAACTTCAGCGCCATGATCGAAGTGTTCCAGGCCACACCACTGACGCCGCGTCCGTTATTCCCCTGAGCGGCAATCGTGCCGGCGACGTGCGTTCCGTGATGGTTGTCGTCCATCGGGTCGCCATCGTTGTTCACAAAGTCGAACCCGTGCACGTCGTCGACAAAGCCGTTGCCGTCGTCGTCGATCCCGTTGCCGGCGATCTCGCCCGGGTTGGTCCAGATGTTGCCGACCAGGTCGGGGTGCGTGTAGTCGACGCCCGTATCAATAATGCCGACCACCACGCTGTCGGAACCGGTTGTTTTGTTCCAGGCCTCCGGCGCGTCGATCTGATTCATGCCGTAGGTGGAAGAGTAGCTGGCATCGTTCGGTGTGATGTTGAAGACCGAAGCGATGTCGAGTTCAAAACCGCTGACCACATCCAGTGAAGAGAACCACGCACCGACGTCTTCAGCGGATGCCCCTTCGCTGCGAACCAGCAGCTGACCGACCAAACCGAGACCGCGGACCACTTCGACCTGAAAACCACTTCCGGCCAGCAGTGAACTAACTTGCGAAACGGACGTAAGAGTACTAGCCACGTCACTGGAAAGCTGCACGATCCAGTCGTTGGTGTAAGGATCGGAAGTCGACTGTTGGATCACGCCGCTTGAATCGGTCGTGTAACCGCCGCCGCTGCGCTGGTAGCTTTCGCCGGCGACGTCCTCGAACCAGATTGAAGAGATCGTATCGCCCGCCATCATGCTGCGGACTTCCAGCGTTTCGATGGTATTGGCGTTTTGTTGTTTGCTAGAGCGATTTTTGTCGCGGCGCGAGTTCTTTTTCGAACGCTTGGAATTGCCGCCGCCAGAGAGCCATTGTGCTAGCCCGGGTCGTACCTCGGGATTGTCACTATCGAAACTTCCCACCTTCGCTGCTCCTAGTTTCACCTCGGGGCTCGATTCCAACCGAGCCGATGGTTTGGATAAGTGCTTGCTGGCCGCTGCTAGCCGTCCCGATACTTGCCTGGGAGCTCGGCTGCATGCATGCCAGCAGGAACGTAGCTGCCTGCGCGGTTTAAGGCGCGGTCGCCGTGATAAGCAGTGCGTGACGTGGGTCACCTTGCTGCCGATAGCTGGCTGCCCGGTCACGCTGGGGAGTAGAGAGACTCACTAGAAGGCGATGCCGGCATTCCTTGCCTGCTATCAACCCCCTCCGCAAAGTCCTGCGGTAATGTCGGTCGCGCCTTCCCTGGCGTCAAATCGAGCGGGCAGGGATTCTGAAAAAATCCACAGAATGGCTCAAGTCCAAGTAGCCTGAATCCGACATTTGAGGCCAAAAGAAAACATCGCGTGCGGCTAGCTGCTTCTGTTATGCACCGATGTTGATTTTTTGATACATGCCCCCTGCGCGAAAGAATCAAGGGGCAGCAAGCGTTACTCGTCGGCCGGTTTCTCTGGAGCGGCCTTCAGCGCAGCGAGCTCCTGTCGAAGCTGTTCATTCTCAGTCAGTGCTTTCCGCAGGTCCTCATTAGCCTTGGCCAACGCGGACTTGGCATCGTCCAACATCTTGTTGGTGGTGGTTAAGTCGTCGCGTACGACCTCCAGATCGTTAGCAAGTTCTTCTGCCTTGTTTCGCGCTTGCTCTGCCGCATCGCGCATCTCTTCCGCCTCGGCCACTCTCTCTTCGGCGACCAGGCGTGCCTGTTCCGCTTCTCTTAGTTGGGCTTCGTACCGATTGCAGCCCAGGGTGAGGGTGATTGCCATCAGGCAAACCACTTTGATCATAGTTGAGACGTTCATATTGGCCTCCAAGGTGAAAACGCGTGTGACATAAATCGAACTGGCTCGCTTCGCTGTCGCCTACCTTATCCCTCGCTGCTTCCGCCTAAAAATCGATCGGAATGGGTTGCCCGTCGGCCCGGTCCATCAACAGTTCCAGCGCTTTCGCCTGGCCCGGGGGCACCAGCCGCACTGCTCCATCGGCCATCAATACCAGAATGCCTGATTCCGGGAAGTCTCCTTGCTGGTAACGCTGTAACACTTCGTCTGGCGAAATATCATTCGGCGAGCTCCATTTCACCGGATGATTGACATCTTCGATGATGAAAATGGTGTTCGAGGTTCCGTCGATAACATCCCTAAACCCTGTACGTCCTTGGGCATTGATCGCGGTTCGCGGCCCCACCACGGCGACGTACGGCGTGTAACCTTCTTGAGTCACGTGGGGGCTGGCAAAAGCATCGCGAAACGTTGTCGCGGCGACCTGATTTCCGGGATCGTCCCACGCGGTGTTGTAATCGTATTCATCGGCGTAGCCCTCCACCATGAATGGCAAGATCGAGGCCCGCCACGAGGTACGCGGCTGGCCATTCTCGTCCGGAATGAATGCCGGAGGAAACGAGAGATAGGTGTCGTGGTAATTGTGCAGTGCAAGTCCGATCTGCTTCATCTTGTTGATAGAAACCTGACGCTGCGCCGCGACCCGGGCCTGCTGCACCGCCGGCAAAAGGATCGCCACACCCAGCCCCGCGCACATCAAAAACATCGCCCCCACGACCGCCAAAATGACAATCACCACCGTCTTACCCGAGCCACGTCGTGCGCGCATCTCTGTCATCCCCAGCCAATAGAGTTCCGTGAAACATAAGCACGAATGGATTCTCAGGCTTCAGGGGGAGACCAGCAACCCCTTAGCAGTAAGAATGATCGAAATGCCAGCCGGCGTGCGGCCGCGTTCCCGACTACTTCCGCCGCACAATTAAGAAGTCTTGCGAGCAGCTGAAGCGGTATCCGTCGGCAGTTTGAAAATGCTCGCGAATATACGCTTCCAAATCGCACCGCTTGGGCGGGTTGATCATTGGCAACAGGTTCAGCATGAACTCGGCGATCTGATAGGCGACGTCAAACGTGCTGGTCGTCACGTGGCTGTCGATCTTCTCGAACGAAACGTCAAACGCGCCCCCGCTTTGTGCGGCGAACCGATCGGCGATCGCCGGCAGATCGAAGTGCATGTCCAAAAAGTGGTCCAGCATCTTCATGCAGTCGGTCGTCGATTGCTGTAAGATCACCAACAAGATCCCGCCCTCGCCTAGCCACTGAGCCATCGCCTGCAGGTTCTCCAGTCGCTGCTCGGGATCGATGTAGTACAGCACGTGCGAACACAGAATGAAGCTGGCCCCAGCCAGGCGAGCCGGGTCGTTCTCGAGGATCGTCTTCTGAATGATCTCGGCCCCCGGGCAGTGCTGCCGGATGCTTGACTCGAAGTGGGTGTTCGGCTCGACGCAAATCGTTTCATCGAAGCGCGGCATGAACCAGGCCGTCACGTCCCCGGTCGCCGCCCCGACGTCGATAAACTTCCCCTTCCCGCTTTGCCCTGGCAGCGCGTCCAATCGATCGATCACCTCGGTAATCTTGCTCTTGGCCTGCACCTTCTGATCGGTATGGTGCAAGAACGCCAGAAACGCCTCTTCATACTTGGCGCTGCCGGAACTGAAGACGCTGATGGATTCGGTTGCCTGCGACACGATATTCCCCCGCTCATCAACGAAGCCTGCGAAATGCCTACCGCCAAGTAGAACGTATCGCGTGGGGAAAGATCAAGTTAAGAGTTTGGCCGGCGACCATTAACCGAAGACCGTCGGGTCCACGTTCAACTGCTTCACCAGGCAATAGGCCGCATAATGATACAGTGAATGTCGCGGAGTATCATTCTCAACCACCCAAATCCTCGCAGCCTGAAAATGGCAACCGAACTCTTCGTTCGCCTCGGTAATGCCTTCCAAAACGGCTGCGAGTTTGGCATCTAGCGGCATACTTCCATGCTCGCAGTCGCCCCGCGGCGGAAGCGGCACGATCATAGGCTCGCCGGAGAAATTCTCCTCGAAAGACACCTTCAACCATACATGGCTCGGGCCGGTAATGATCGAACAGATGAAACCTTCGGAGTCTTTGCGGTAGGACGGCATGACAATCGATATCTAATGGGCAATCGGCTCGCGGTGATAATCAAACGCTTCGCAGTAGCGATCGAAGATAAGCGTTTCGTATTTGATCGCGTAATCTTCGGCGTACGATTCCCCTCTCGCACAATCGTCTTGATGCTTGGTAGTGATCAGGTCGTGGTGGTGTCCAAGCTCGTGCAGAAAAATATGCAGCAGCAGGTAAGCCCGCAGCGACTGGTTGTCGTAGTGGACGTAGTAGGCATCCGAGTTCGGATACTTGATGCTCTCTCGGTGATCGAATGGAATGCCCAATCGACGATAGACGGCTTCGTGGTCCAGAAAGTCACAACCGTATTGCTCGTGCAGAAGCTCTTTCTCCCAAGCACAAATGGCGACCTTGCCAGGCCGATACCAGCCCTGTGTAAATTCTCGCGCTTCGGCCAAAATGATTTCGTTTAACCCGACAGACAGTTCCTCCCACTGCGGCAGCAAATCGATGAACTTCAATACATCGCTCTTGCAGATATAGTGCTTGTGCCCCCTGCCCGGCTGTTCTCTGCGCACAAGCGGACCACGGCGAGTTGGTGCCCAGCGATTCTTGCGCTGCACCTTTCCCTCTTTAACTTTCGGGGCCGAACGGCGCGGAGCAAAACGAGTTGTGGCAAAGCGAGACATAGTGATCAGCCTGAGTGAACGGACAAGGGGTTGCACGCTGTCAGACACAAAATGCCGCAAATAGGTTCGACCCTACTCTTACTTCAAAACCACAAACGGCCGCGGGTCGTCCGTTTCGGGGTCGGTATCGTGGCGGAAGCCGGTCAGCGTCAGGCCCATTTCGGCGGTCAATTCGTAGATATGGTCTGCGCCGTCG encodes the following:
- a CDS encoding DUF1559 domain-containing protein; the encoded protein is MRARRGSGKTVVIVILAVVGAMFLMCAGLGVAILLPAVQQARVAAQRQVSINKMKQIGLALHNYHDTYLSFPPAFIPDENGQPRTSWRASILPFMVEGYADEYDYNTAWDDPGNQVAATTFRDAFASPHVTQEGYTPYVAVVGPRTAINAQGRTGFRDVIDGTSNTIFIIEDVNHPVKWSSPNDISPDEVLQRYQQGDFPESGILVLMADGAVRLVPPGQAKALELLMDRADGQPIPIDF
- a CDS encoding S8 family peptidase translates to MGSFDSDNPEVRPGLAQWLSGGGNSKRSKKNSRRDKNRSSKQQNANTIETLEVRSMMAGDTISSIWFEDVAGESYQRSGGGYTTDSSGVIQQSTSDPYTNDWIVQLSSDVASTLTSVSQVSSLLAGSGFQVEVVRGLGLVGQLLVRSEGASAEDVGAWFSSLDVVSGFELDIASVFNITPNDASYSSTYGMNQIDAPEAWNKTTGSDSVVVGIIDTGVDYTHPDLVGNIWTNPGEIAGNGIDDDGNGFVDDVHGFDFVNNDGDPMDDNHHGTHVAGTIAAQGNNGRGVSGVAWNTSIMALKFLSASGAGYTSDAIRAINYATMMRTQYGVNIRVLNNSWGGGGYSSSLEAAIKASEQADILFVAAAGNDGTNNDASPHYPSNYYVSNVISVAATDQNDNLASFSNYGASTVDIAAPGVGIYSTIAGGYYASFSGTSMATPHVSGVAALAFAYDPDATAAEVKAAILGGGDLISGLSGKVATGMRLNAAGTLDLLNPSSGSPITNPTPDPEPEPEPEPNKAPTLGSVSTDPSTVYLGETNTITITAKNVADADGSVSKVTFYRDSNGNGKWDATDSVLGSDSTISGGLASLTISNPFTAAGNQLIFAQATDNEGAKSNLVATTVTIVQPDDYANTAAGATLVSVGGSKSGKVNYAGDVDYFRFSAVAGTTYVIDTSHSTLAGSELTLYGGSGTTQLAQDSSTSGSKIVWTASSSGTVYLAVKGATSSYTGDYTLKIAESSPFELKSGTLAILGTDGNDTISVNHTGTTVTVTMNGKSSSFSASQVKKITFDGGAGTDSARFYGTSGKETWVFRGDTMTVYGSGFTWSTDNVEYNYGGASSTDSVTFLDTVANDSFTSSPTKSSMTGSGYKNEVAGAKSVMARAIYGGIDTAMLYDSSGNDYFIGRGTDSYMLTSNSSISTYGFERTNVYSTGGNDQAYLYDSKGNDTFTSYGSSSVLSGSGYTNTVYNYDRVLAIAMNGGNDTATFYDTAGNDVYIARGNQATMYGADYYVMAQGFNRTAAVSTKGGSDQAFFYDTRGNDTFYSRTVESSMAGQGYANTARGFERINAIATAGGHDVAYLFDTQADDKLIARSNYATLQGDNFSSYAAGFDVVNAYSTEGSDKTYVSDIDFLMQYFGEWDD
- a CDS encoding PQQ-binding-like beta-propeller repeat protein; this encodes MYRAITALVISVGMFAALAWAESRNWTDSTGQFNIEAEFVEYSQGDVTLKKSDGETIVVPMNKLSKADQAWIRALLRERLAERKAAEMRPAENRPGEMRSNENRPTRGGREPDRKEDDSPVAKFGEPGDWLQWRGPDSNNIAPGPAAPTQWNETENVKWKVEVPGRGHSSPIIVGDLIVLTTANEGRQTASVLAFDKMTGKSVWQTPVFQGGFQGEIHPKNTHATSTVASNGKQLFVVFIQNQSVQLIALDLQGKLQWQVNAGPYVPDQYKFGYGPSPILYGDSVIVASEYEKGWLGAFAQANGQSRWKQPRAGISFSSPVVAKIGGKDQLLISGLKSVSAYSPKTGEPLWSAPGTTNATCGTMVWEGDTVFASGGYPDAQTVAVKGGQVQWSNNEKCYEQSMLAYDGHVYAMNDNGIFFCWNGQTGEEKWKTRLGGPVSASPLLSGGNIYAANEKGDVWVIKASPDSYELVAENRLGDEIFATPIVSEGRLYARYADSSQGKRQEYLICIEQQ
- a CDS encoding class I SAM-dependent methyltransferase produces the protein MSQATESISVFSSGSAKYEEAFLAFLHHTDQKVQAKSKITEVIDRLDALPGQSGKGKFIDVGAATGDVTAWFMPRFDETICVEPNTHFESSIRQHCPGAEIIQKTILENDPARLAGASFILCSHVLYYIDPEQRLENLQAMAQWLGEGGILLVILQQSTTDCMKMLDHFLDMHFDLPAIADRFAAQSGGAFDVSFEKIDSHVTTSTFDVAYQIAEFMLNLLPMINPPKRCDLEAYIREHFQTADGYRFSCSQDFLIVRRK
- a CDS encoding sialidase family protein, which translates into the protein MFIAYGQQGLRIASSDGRTWSEPIVEKNNYYFRGCEFAKGSFLTFATYGGKMLFFSSPDGMNWEQQSEHEVDGRMYDIAYGADRYLLVGGNTDGHWTTVMISKDGTHWEGPTKFDKQPLLLRVAYGNDQFVAVGVKGRVAVSKDGTEWKDAEALPELDTFIDIAYGNGVYVGAGLHGLRMTSEDGLVWTSREVGREGEHINSLLWTGQQFVGVGLGATYFSADGRSWRRVENENAPESCTYGDGLYLGSAWKGRVLISEDAIHWQELFRAPEHVNGIAYGATS